From one Flavobacteriales bacterium genomic stretch:
- the folB gene encoding dihydroneopterin aldolase, with the protein MQELFIEDIRLHAYHGCLEEEGRIGGKYRVDIKAVADFNECADTDDLNKTVDYVVVYNLVKQEMEIRSKLIETVARRIAEKLQQQYSWVAEWEVSLTKFNPPVGGNLGQSRIVWRTA; encoded by the coding sequence ATGCAAGAGCTTTTTATCGAGGATATTCGGCTTCATGCCTATCACGGCTGCTTGGAAGAAGAAGGCAGAATAGGAGGGAAGTACCGCGTTGACATCAAAGCGGTTGCCGACTTCAACGAATGTGCCGACACGGACGACCTGAACAAAACAGTTGATTATGTGGTTGTGTACAACCTTGTGAAGCAGGAAATGGAAATCCGTTCAAAACTCATCGAAACAGTTGCAAGGCGTATTGCAGAAAAACTCCAGCAGCAGTATTCGTGGGTGGCTGAATGGGAAGTGAGCCTGACCAAATTCAACCCACCAGTTGGTGGCAACTTGGGGCAAAGCAGAATAGTGTGGAGAACAGCATAA
- a CDS encoding ATP-binding cassette domain-containing protein, protein MLQTEDLSFSYANGPRFSFPNLSVKAEEVLLVLGRSGKGKTTLLHLLAGLMEPNSGSVSIDAQSITELKGSNRDSFRGKNIGMVFQQAQFIRSVSVMQNLQLARSLAGLPNDENFAKQLLTELGIADKANNRPSELSIGERQRAGIARALVTQPKVVLADEPTSALDDENCQLVADLLQKTVTGHGAALIIVTHDQRLKNRFPYSVEI, encoded by the coding sequence ATGCTACAGACCGAAGACCTTTCTTTCAGCTACGCGAACGGACCGCGTTTTTCGTTCCCGAACCTATCCGTCAAGGCGGAAGAAGTGCTGCTGGTGCTTGGCCGCTCGGGAAAAGGCAAAACGACCTTGCTTCACCTTTTGGCGGGATTGATGGAGCCGAATTCCGGTTCGGTTTCGATTGATGCACAATCCATTACAGAACTGAAAGGCAGCAATCGTGACAGCTTTCGCGGAAAGAATATCGGAATGGTTTTCCAGCAGGCGCAGTTCATCCGTTCGGTCAGTGTGATGCAGAATTTGCAGTTGGCACGTTCGTTGGCGGGTCTTCCGAATGATGAAAATTTCGCGAAGCAACTACTAACTGAACTTGGCATTGCGGACAAGGCCAACAACCGCCCAAGCGAACTGAGCATTGGCGAACGTCAGCGGGCTGGGATTGCGCGGGCATTGGTCACACAACCGAAAGTTGTTTTGGCAGATGAACCAACCTCCGCTTTGGATGACGAGAACTGCCAATTGGTTGCCGATCTGTTGCAGAAAACCGTAACTGGTCATGGTGCTGCTCTCATCATCGTGACACACGACCAGCGTTTGAAAAACCGCTTTCCATACTCGGTGGAAATATGA
- a CDS encoding glutamate--tRNA ligase: MENRKVRVRFAPSPTGPLHMGGVRTALYNYLFAKKHGGDFILRIEDTDQTRYVPGAEEYIMEALEWCGMQLNEGPKTGGEYGPYRQSERKESYREFAEQLIASGHAYYAFDTPEELDEMRERLKKAKVAAPQYNAVTRETMKNSLTLSEDEVKRRLDSGEAYVIRIKIPRKEEVRFHDVIRGWVVVHSAQMDDKVLFKSDGMPTYHLANVVDDYKMKITHVIRGEEWLPSAPLHVLLYRYLGWEDVMPVFAHLPLILKPDGNGKLSKRDGDRLGFPVFPLNWKDPNTGEESQGYRERGYFPEAFTNMLAMLGWNPGTNQEIFSLEELVEAFTLERVGKSGAKFDPEKAKWYNQQYLRSYDDAALADIFQVTLKEKGIEASDEHVAKVCALIKEKTQFTAEFWDFGYYFFLKPESFDEKVVEKRWNENAAKFFPALADSFEKMTDWKAESIEATFKSTAESLEINPGHVMQLFRVLLSGQGGGPVLFEMTELLGQKEVVERLREGVAKLK, translated from the coding sequence ATGGAAAACCGAAAAGTAAGGGTACGATTTGCTCCCAGCCCAACGGGGCCGTTGCACATGGGAGGCGTGCGTACCGCGCTTTACAATTATCTGTTCGCCAAAAAGCATGGCGGAGATTTCATCCTCCGAATTGAGGATACCGACCAAACGCGCTACGTTCCTGGTGCCGAAGAGTACATAATGGAAGCGCTGGAATGGTGCGGAATGCAGCTGAACGAAGGCCCGAAAACGGGTGGCGAATACGGCCCATACCGACAGTCGGAGCGAAAGGAAAGCTATCGCGAATTCGCAGAGCAGTTGATTGCAAGCGGACACGCTTACTATGCGTTCGATACGCCAGAGGAGTTGGACGAGATGCGTGAGCGTTTGAAAAAAGCGAAAGTTGCCGCACCGCAATACAACGCGGTGACACGGGAAACCATGAAGAATTCGCTCACGCTTTCAGAAGACGAAGTGAAAAGACGATTGGATTCGGGTGAAGCATACGTTATACGAATCAAGATTCCGCGTAAGGAGGAAGTGCGTTTCCATGATGTGATTCGTGGTTGGGTTGTGGTTCATTCGGCTCAGATGGATGATAAAGTGCTGTTCAAATCAGACGGCATGCCGACCTACCATTTGGCCAACGTGGTGGATGATTACAAAATGAAGATCACCCACGTTATTCGTGGTGAAGAATGGTTGCCGTCAGCACCGCTTCATGTATTGCTTTATCGCTATTTGGGTTGGGAAGATGTGATGCCAGTTTTCGCGCACCTGCCACTTATTCTTAAGCCTGACGGAAATGGAAAGTTGAGCAAGCGAGACGGTGATCGACTCGGATTCCCGGTTTTCCCTTTGAACTGGAAAGACCCGAACACAGGTGAAGAATCACAAGGTTATCGCGAGCGAGGCTATTTCCCAGAGGCATTCACCAACATGTTGGCAATGCTCGGGTGGAATCCAGGTACAAACCAAGAGATTTTCTCGTTGGAAGAATTGGTTGAAGCTTTCACACTGGAGCGTGTAGGTAAATCAGGCGCCAAGTTCGACCCCGAAAAAGCCAAGTGGTATAATCAGCAATACTTGCGTTCGTACGATGATGCAGCCCTTGCGGATATTTTTCAGGTAACGCTGAAGGAAAAAGGAATCGAAGCCTCAGATGAGCACGTAGCGAAGGTCTGTGCACTCATCAAGGAGAAAACGCAATTCACGGCTGAGTTCTGGGATTTCGGTTATTACTTTTTCCTGAAACCAGAATCGTTTGACGAAAAGGTTGTGGAGAAACGTTGGAATGAGAACGCAGCCAAGTTTTTCCCTGCGCTCGCGGATTCGTTCGAGAAAATGACCGACTGGAAAGCGGAATCAATTGAAGCAACATTCAAATCAACGGCAGAAAGCCTCGAGATTAATCCAGGTCACGTAATGCAGTTGTTCCGTGTTCTCTTGAGCGGACAAGGAGGCGGTCCTGTTCTGTTCGAAATGACAGAACTGTTGGGACAGAAAGAAGTGGTTGAACGTCTTCGCGAAGGTGTTGCAAAACTGAAGTGA
- a CDS encoding DUF3299 domain-containing protein, translating into MKLLFSILFTLSGGFVSAQTLVSWNTFAQVKFHREYSETFGFEVNVKPPEFSDELMALNGKEIRVKGYVIPVDVELGMYMVSANPFANCFFCGNAGPETVVELFPGGKFPRFATDQMVTFKGVLQINTQGEMNAVPYQLFQAEVVK; encoded by the coding sequence ATGAAACTCTTGTTTTCCATTCTTTTTACCCTGTCGGGCGGATTCGTTTCAGCTCAAACCCTGGTGAGCTGGAACACGTTTGCACAGGTCAAATTCCATCGCGAATATTCCGAAACATTCGGTTTTGAAGTGAACGTGAAACCACCTGAATTCTCGGATGAATTGATGGCTTTGAACGGAAAAGAAATACGAGTTAAAGGCTACGTGATTCCTGTGGATGTGGAGCTTGGTATGTACATGGTTTCGGCCAACCCGTTTGCCAACTGCTTCTTCTGCGGAAACGCAGGACCTGAAACCGTTGTAGAATTATTCCCTGGAGGAAAATTCCCTCGATTCGCCACTGATCAGATGGTCACCTTCAAAGGTGTTCTGCAGATCAATACCCAAGGAGAAATGAATGCAGTGCCGTATCAGCTCTTCCAGGCGGAAGTGGTGAAATGA
- a CDS encoding amidohydrolase family protein yields the protein MHTHIMPREMPDFARKFGYGDFIMLDHVAPGEANMMQGKRFFRKIKENCWNPETRISEYEEYNTQVQVVCTIPVLFSYWARPKDGAEVARFLNEDLAESIAPYKKNYIGLGTLPMQDTDLSIKELERCKELGFPGVQIGSNINDKNLSEPEFYPIFEACQDLGMAVFVHPWNMMGMDQMRKYWLPWLVGMPAETSRAITSMIFAGIFEKLPELRVCFAHAGGSFIPTIGRIEHGFNCRPDLVAIDNDVNPKEYLGKFWIDCITHDADTLEFILKKTGSNRVCLGSDYPFPLGDLEIGKFIEEMNLPQQTVEDIFCNSSLEWLNLSKERFN from the coding sequence ATGCATACGCACATCATGCCGCGTGAAATGCCCGATTTCGCACGCAAGTTCGGCTATGGTGATTTCATCATGCTCGATCATGTAGCGCCTGGCGAAGCCAACATGATGCAGGGCAAACGCTTCTTCCGAAAGATCAAAGAGAACTGCTGGAATCCTGAGACACGGATTTCGGAGTATGAGGAATACAATACGCAGGTTCAGGTTGTATGCACAATTCCAGTTCTCTTCTCGTATTGGGCACGCCCGAAAGATGGTGCGGAGGTGGCCCGTTTTCTGAATGAAGATCTGGCGGAATCCATCGCGCCATACAAGAAGAATTATATCGGTTTGGGAACGCTTCCAATGCAGGACACAGACCTTTCCATTAAGGAATTGGAGCGATGTAAGGAATTAGGCTTCCCAGGTGTACAGATCGGCTCGAACATCAACGACAAGAACCTGAGCGAGCCTGAATTCTATCCCATTTTTGAGGCGTGTCAAGACCTCGGAATGGCGGTTTTCGTCCATCCTTGGAACATGATGGGAATGGATCAGATGCGGAAATATTGGTTGCCGTGGTTGGTAGGTATGCCAGCTGAGACATCACGGGCAATCACCTCCATGATCTTTGCTGGAATCTTTGAAAAGCTGCCCGAGTTGCGCGTCTGCTTTGCCCATGCTGGCGGCTCTTTCATACCCACAATCGGGAGAATTGAACACGGATTCAACTGTCGCCCCGATCTTGTGGCCATCGATAATGACGTTAACCCGAAGGAATATCTCGGCAAATTCTGGATCGATTGCATTACACACGATGCAGATACGTTGGAGTTCATCCTCAAGAAAACGGGCTCGAACCGTGTTTGTCTCGGAAGCGATTACCCATTCCCACTCGGAGATCTCGAGATCGGTAAATTCATTGAAGAAATGAACCTCCCACAGCAAACCGTTGAGGATATTTTCTGTAATTCGAGTTTGGAGTGGTTGAACCTATCGAAGGAGCGTTTCAATTGA
- the rffA gene encoding dTDP-4-amino-4,6-dideoxygalactose transaminase yields the protein MKHLPFNKPYLTGNETKYIIEAVDSGKISGNGMFTKKCQEWITRHTGANKTLLTTSCTDALEMSAILANIREGDEVIMPSFTFVSTANAFILRGAKVVFVDSRQDHPGMDESLIEEEITPKTKAIVCVHYAGVACDMDRIMTLAKKHGLFVVEDAAQGIDSYFIGADGIKKALGSIGHFGTYSFHETKNIQCGEGGALMINDTEFEKRAEIIWEKGTNRAAFWRGEIDKYGWVDIGSSFLPSEIVAAFLYAQFEKAEEIQDRRKVIWKQYWEGMSGLFQNGSVKGPSIPDYATNNAHMFYLVCDNENQRGELIAHLKKNEIHSVFHYQSLHKARFFGDQYKGQPLTNTDRYSECLVRLPLHLDLDDADVARVVDEVNRFYS from the coding sequence ATGAAGCATTTACCGTTCAATAAGCCATACCTCACAGGCAACGAGACGAAGTACATCATTGAGGCGGTAGATTCTGGGAAGATCTCAGGCAATGGCATGTTCACCAAAAAGTGCCAGGAATGGATAACCCGCCACACGGGAGCAAACAAAACCTTGCTTACCACTTCATGCACGGACGCCTTGGAGATGTCGGCCATCCTGGCGAACATTCGGGAAGGGGACGAGGTGATTATGCCTTCATTCACGTTTGTCTCCACGGCCAATGCGTTCATTTTGAGGGGCGCGAAGGTGGTTTTTGTTGATAGCCGTCAGGATCACCCAGGAATGGATGAATCCCTCATTGAAGAGGAGATTACTCCAAAAACGAAGGCAATCGTCTGCGTTCACTACGCGGGTGTGGCCTGCGACATGGACAGGATCATGACTTTGGCCAAAAAACACGGTCTTTTTGTGGTTGAAGATGCGGCACAGGGTATTGACAGCTATTTCATTGGAGCTGACGGGATAAAAAAAGCATTGGGAAGTATCGGTCATTTTGGGACGTATTCATTCCACGAGACCAAGAATATCCAATGCGGGGAAGGAGGCGCCCTAATGATCAATGACACTGAGTTCGAAAAACGGGCAGAGATCATTTGGGAAAAGGGGACCAACCGCGCGGCTTTCTGGCGTGGAGAGATAGACAAATACGGCTGGGTGGATATCGGCTCATCGTTTCTACCATCCGAGATTGTGGCGGCCTTTCTTTATGCGCAGTTTGAAAAAGCCGAAGAAATTCAGGATAGACGAAAAGTAATTTGGAAGCAGTACTGGGAAGGCATGTCTGGTCTATTCCAGAACGGATCGGTCAAAGGGCCATCCATTCCTGATTATGCGACCAATAACGCCCACATGTTCTATCTGGTTTGTGATAATGAGAATCAACGAGGCGAACTCATTGCGCACCTCAAAAAGAATGAGATCCATAGCGTTTTCCATTACCAATCACTGCACAAGGCGCGGTTCTTTGGCGACCAATACAAAGGTCAACCATTGACAAACACGGACAGATACAGCGAGTGTCTGGTCAGGCTTCCACTTCACCTGGATCTTGACGATGCGGATGTGGCTCGTGTGGTGGACGAAGTGAATCGCTTTTACAGCTGA
- a CDS encoding aminotransferase class V-fold PLP-dependent enzyme, translating to MKVPFIDLNPIHAAIQQEMEQAFSEVYASNQFILGGRLERFEKEFAEFCETKFAIGVNSGTDALILSLRALEIGSGDEVVLPSNAYIATVMAVSQVGAIPVFVEPNERTFNIDPNRIESAISPRTKAIIPIHFFGQTCEMNSIMELAEKRGLFVIEDNAQAHGAEVAGKRTGSWGHLNATSFYPTKNLGALGDAGAITTDNEQLANRLRMLCHYGSMQKNEHAIIGQNSRLDELQAAFLSIKLKHLNKWNAERKKIANRYHEQLAGIGDLILPKATSTRPHVYHQYVIRTEKRDGLRQHLAKSGVETAIHYPKPPHLQEAYAYLGYRKGSFPIAERIAETSLSLPMFVGITEEQQEYVNNTTKAFYHA from the coding sequence ATGAAAGTTCCGTTCATAGACCTGAACCCGATTCATGCAGCCATTCAACAAGAAATGGAGCAGGCATTTAGTGAGGTATATGCAAGCAATCAATTTATTCTGGGAGGCCGACTCGAACGGTTTGAAAAGGAATTCGCGGAATTTTGCGAGACCAAGTTTGCCATTGGGGTAAACAGCGGCACGGACGCGCTCATTCTATCGTTGCGAGCTTTGGAAATTGGGTCGGGCGATGAGGTCGTTCTTCCCTCCAATGCATACATCGCTACGGTCATGGCCGTATCTCAGGTTGGTGCCATTCCTGTTTTTGTGGAGCCGAACGAGCGGACCTTCAACATTGATCCGAATAGGATTGAATCAGCCATTTCTCCAAGAACAAAGGCGATCATTCCGATTCATTTTTTCGGTCAGACATGTGAAATGAATTCGATTATGGAATTGGCAGAGAAACGGGGTTTGTTTGTAATTGAGGATAATGCGCAGGCACATGGAGCCGAGGTTGCGGGCAAACGAACGGGTTCATGGGGACATCTGAATGCGACCAGCTTTTACCCGACCAAGAATTTGGGCGCTTTGGGAGATGCTGGCGCGATAACCACGGACAACGAGCAACTGGCAAACCGATTGAGAATGCTCTGTCACTACGGTTCCATGCAAAAGAATGAGCACGCGATCATTGGCCAAAACAGCCGCTTGGATGAATTACAGGCCGCGTTTCTCTCGATTAAGCTGAAACACCTCAATAAATGGAACGCTGAGCGCAAGAAAATAGCCAACAGGTATCACGAGCAACTGGCAGGAATCGGAGATTTGATTCTGCCAAAAGCGACATCTACAAGGCCTCATGTTTACCACCAATACGTGATTCGAACAGAAAAGCGGGACGGGCTGCGTCAACACTTGGCCAAGAGCGGTGTGGAAACCGCGATTCACTATCCAAAACCACCACACCTACAAGAAGCGTATGCGTATCTCGGTTACAGAAAAGGGTCATTTCCAATAGCTGAAAGAATAGCAGAGACGAGTCTGAGTCTTCCGATGTTCGTTGGAATCACCGAGGAACAGCAGGAATACGTAAATAACACCACGAAAGCGTTTTACCATGCCTAA
- a CDS encoding FtsX-like permease family protein: MKMLQLAYANLKEHFLTTSLSVMLLSIGVGMVSFIVTVSGQLNDRFNRDIRGIDMVVGAKGSPLQLILSAVYQIDNPTGNIPLSEVSKIQRHPLVKYSIPLSYGDSYQGFRIVGTDTLYLSHFKAKFREGKPWQKSMEVVLGSTVAARLELNLGDHFHGTHGFEKEGQEHEEKRYSVVGILEPTGTVADRLILTSTESVWDIHHHEEAHDESAEHHEESAQITALLVKFKNPMGMMQLPRFINEKTSMQAALPAIEINRLYELMGIGFSTLQTIGILIMIIAALSVFISLLNSLKERKYELALMRSLGASPAKLFALVIQESLLLCLAGYVFGIILGRIAIMTLSSFGEEQFHFSVSQSGVSAVEIWLLPLTLGVGLVAAIIPAIRAYRSDISTILRNE, encoded by the coding sequence ATGAAAATGCTGCAGCTTGCATACGCCAATCTGAAGGAGCATTTCCTCACAACTTCGCTTAGCGTCATGCTGCTTTCCATCGGTGTGGGAATGGTGAGTTTCATCGTTACCGTAAGCGGGCAACTGAACGACCGCTTCAACCGTGACATCCGAGGAATTGATATGGTTGTTGGCGCCAAGGGAAGTCCACTGCAACTTATTCTTTCGGCCGTTTATCAGATTGATAATCCAACCGGAAATATTCCATTGAGCGAGGTAAGCAAAATTCAGCGGCATCCGTTGGTGAAATACAGTATTCCGCTTTCGTATGGCGATAGTTACCAAGGCTTTCGAATTGTGGGAACCGACACGCTTTATCTGTCTCATTTCAAAGCCAAATTCCGAGAAGGGAAACCTTGGCAAAAAAGTATGGAAGTGGTGCTTGGAAGTACAGTTGCCGCGCGCTTGGAACTGAATCTTGGTGACCATTTTCACGGAACACACGGTTTTGAAAAGGAAGGTCAGGAACATGAAGAAAAACGTTACTCCGTTGTTGGGATTCTTGAACCGACAGGAACGGTTGCTGACCGTTTGATCCTCACCTCCACCGAAAGCGTATGGGACATCCATCATCACGAAGAAGCGCATGATGAGTCTGCCGAACACCATGAAGAATCTGCGCAGATCACTGCGTTATTGGTCAAGTTCAAAAACCCGATGGGCATGATGCAGCTTCCGCGTTTCATCAACGAAAAAACATCCATGCAGGCCGCGCTTCCAGCCATCGAGATCAATCGTTTGTATGAATTGATGGGAATCGGTTTCAGTACGCTTCAAACCATCGGAATTCTCATTATGATCATTGCTGCTTTGAGTGTTTTTATTTCGTTGCTCAATTCATTGAAAGAACGCAAATACGAACTCGCTCTGATGCGATCTTTGGGGGCTTCTCCTGCCAAACTGTTCGCTTTGGTCATTCAGGAAAGCCTGTTGCTGTGTTTGGCGGGATACGTTTTTGGCATCATCTTGGGTCGAATAGCGATCATGACACTTTCATCTTTCGGAGAAGAACAATTTCATTTCAGCGTGTCGCAAAGTGGTGTTTCTGCGGTAGAAATTTGGCTACTGCCCCTCACGCTTGGTGTAGGTCTGGTCGCGGCCATTATTCCCGCCATCCGTGCTTATCGTTCAGACATTTCAACCATTCTGAGAAATGAATAG
- a CDS encoding GNAT family N-acetyltransferase, producing MKVAKLEWDSNFFGYPVGIIKLESGPFDESDLKNLTSEMKLVYVTSQKEIDSDLLSCGDTKVVFGKEPVNREFPMEVVEAPVELMEEMKAIGLQSGVWSRFALDQNFKHSDFEKMYGIWVERSMKKEIAYRTLTVLIDEKPGGILTLGDDGNGVSAIGLFAVAEGHRGKGIGRKLLQAADAISFVRGDRELRVATQGKNSSACAVYEHFGFKRISETYIYNYWNEAFTVQ from the coding sequence ATGAAGGTGGCCAAGTTGGAATGGGATTCGAACTTTTTCGGATATCCTGTGGGCATTATCAAATTGGAGAGTGGACCGTTTGACGAGAGTGACCTCAAGAATTTGACGAGTGAAATGAAACTGGTTTACGTCACAAGCCAGAAAGAGATTGATTCCGACCTACTTTCATGCGGAGATACGAAGGTGGTTTTTGGAAAGGAACCCGTAAACCGGGAATTTCCAATGGAGGTCGTGGAGGCACCTGTTGAGTTGATGGAGGAAATGAAAGCCATCGGGCTACAGAGTGGAGTCTGGTCCCGTTTTGCGCTCGATCAGAATTTCAAGCATTCGGATTTCGAAAAGATGTACGGCATCTGGGTGGAGCGTAGCATGAAGAAGGAAATCGCCTATCGAACGCTAACGGTTCTGATCGATGAAAAACCTGGCGGGATTCTCACTTTGGGTGATGACGGCAATGGAGTTTCAGCCATTGGCCTGTTTGCAGTGGCAGAAGGGCATCGGGGAAAAGGAATTGGGCGTAAATTGCTCCAAGCTGCTGATGCCATCAGTTTCGTTAGGGGAGACCGCGAACTCAGGGTGGCAACACAGGGGAAAAACAGTTCAGCGTGTGCCGTCTATGAGCATTTTGGATTCAAACGGATTAGTGAAACCTACATCTACAATTATTGGAATGAAGCATTTACCGTTCAATAA
- the hemB gene encoding porphobilinogen synthase — protein MLERPRRNRATEAIRSMVRETRLDLSNLIYPLFVVDGKGKRDEIGSLPGIFRFSEDQVLKEVEQSMNLGLRSFVLFPAVEESLKDKEATYSYDEKNFYLRIIAKLKKEFPEGCLVSDVAMDPYSSDGHDGLVEDGRILNDETLDILGRMAVAQAEAGIDIIGPSDMMDGRVQHIREELDDADFENVGIMSYSAKYASAYYGPFRDALESAPKAGDKKTYQMDPANKWEALREAELDASEGADFLMVKPAMLYLDIIHLLKEKFELPIAAYNVSGEYAMLKAAAQKGWLDYDKAMPEMLLSIKRAGATAILTYFAKEYAQMLKDGKLA, from the coding sequence ATGCTTGAACGACCCAGACGAAACCGCGCCACCGAAGCCATCCGCAGCATGGTGCGCGAAACCCGCCTCGACCTTTCCAACCTCATTTATCCGCTGTTTGTGGTGGACGGAAAAGGAAAACGAGACGAGATCGGTTCGTTACCAGGCATTTTCCGCTTTTCGGAAGACCAAGTGTTGAAGGAAGTGGAGCAGAGCATGAACCTCGGACTTCGGTCGTTTGTGCTGTTTCCTGCGGTGGAAGAAAGTCTGAAGGACAAGGAAGCCACATACAGTTACGATGAGAAGAACTTCTATCTGCGCATTATCGCGAAGCTGAAAAAGGAATTTCCTGAAGGTTGCTTGGTGAGCGATGTGGCGATGGACCCGTACAGTTCTGATGGACATGACGGATTGGTGGAAGACGGCCGCATTTTGAACGATGAAACGCTGGATATTCTTGGCAGAATGGCCGTGGCGCAGGCTGAAGCAGGAATTGACATCATCGGTCCGTCAGATATGATGGATGGCAGAGTGCAGCACATCCGAGAAGAATTGGATGATGCGGATTTCGAGAATGTGGGTATTATGAGTTACTCGGCAAAGTACGCAAGCGCGTATTATGGTCCGTTCCGCGATGCGTTGGAAAGTGCCCCGAAAGCTGGCGACAAAAAAACCTACCAGATGGATCCTGCCAACAAGTGGGAAGCTCTTCGTGAAGCAGAATTGGACGCTTCTGAAGGAGCGGACTTCCTCATGGTAAAGCCCGCGATGCTGTATCTCGACATCATTCATTTGCTGAAGGAAAAGTTTGAGTTGCCGATTGCGGCTTACAACGTGAGTGGAGAATACGCTATGCTGAAAGCTGCGGCACAGAAAGGGTGGTTGGATTACGATAAGGCCATGCCCGAAATGTTGTTGAGCATCAAGCGTGCGGGTGCCACGGCCATTCTCACCTATTTTGCGAAGGAATACGCACAAATGCTGAAAGACGGGAAGCTTGCTTAA
- a CDS encoding glycosyltransferase, whose amino-acid sequence MSKAVEISVVSPVYRAEAILPELVRRLKSELSTIGITYEIVLVDDRSPDGSWKAMKSLAADTPELKCFRLSRNFGQHNTITAGLSLAQGNWIVVMDCDLQDRPEEISALYRKAIETKADAVVARRAERRDTWLKRMSSRFYYTTFSYLTDTVQDPAVANFGIYNRKVIEAILSMRDQIRYFPTMLQWVGFQREYVDVEHDARAEGESSYNWKSLFALAFNNILAFSDKPLKLTVRFGFWIALISLGIGIFYLIQYFMGEIDVLGFASLIVSISFFSGMNIMILGMIGLYLGKVFEKVKDRPNFIISETTESSAQ is encoded by the coding sequence TTGAGTAAAGCGGTCGAAATATCTGTTGTAAGTCCCGTTTACCGGGCGGAAGCGATTCTTCCTGAACTGGTTCGAAGGTTAAAATCGGAACTTTCCACTATTGGTATTACCTATGAAATCGTGCTGGTGGATGACCGCTCGCCAGATGGTTCTTGGAAGGCAATGAAGTCGTTGGCCGCGGACACGCCCGAACTCAAGTGCTTTCGCTTGAGTAGGAACTTTGGACAGCACAACACGATTACCGCAGGATTGAGCTTGGCTCAAGGCAACTGGATCGTGGTGATGGACTGTGACCTCCAAGATCGACCGGAAGAGATTTCAGCGCTTTATCGGAAAGCAATAGAAACAAAGGCGGACGCGGTTGTTGCAAGACGTGCTGAACGTAGGGACACGTGGCTGAAGCGGATGTCTTCCAGGTTTTATTACACAACGTTCAGTTATTTGACAGACACGGTTCAGGATCCAGCCGTGGCCAACTTCGGCATCTATAACCGAAAAGTTATAGAGGCAATTCTTTCCATGAGGGATCAGATCCGATACTTCCCAACCATGCTCCAATGGGTCGGTTTTCAGCGCGAATACGTGGATGTGGAACACGATGCACGGGCGGAAGGAGAATCTTCTTACAACTGGAAAAGCCTGTTCGCTTTGGCATTCAATAATATTCTGGCCTTCTCCGACAAACCTCTGAAACTCACCGTCAGGTTCGGATTTTGGATTGCGCTCATATCGTTGGGAATCGGAATCTTCTATCTGATCCAGTACTTCATGGGCGAGATTGATGTACTCGGTTTCGCCAGTCTCATCGTGTCCATCTCGTTCTTTTCTGGCATGAACATCATGATTCTGGGAATGATTGGCCTTTATCTCGGAAAGGTGTTCGAGAAGGTGAAGGATAGGCCGAACTTTATCATCAGCGAAACAACCGAAAGTAGCGCCCAATGA